The Rhinolophus ferrumequinum isolate MPI-CBG mRhiFer1 chromosome 6, mRhiFer1_v1.p, whole genome shotgun sequence genome has a window encoding:
- the ATOSA gene encoding atos homolog protein A isoform X1 — protein sequence MATGAQGSRVGLVVSGPDGPLTQPRGALRATLRSCPPCASRSLGSKHFANSSSHRISGEPVERTHTCISQHPGLKLDVKMKPDRDTLDEYFEYDAEEFLVSLALLITEGRTPECSVKGRSESFHCPPAQSCYPVTTKHECSDKLAQCRQARRTRSEVALLWKNNLPIMVEVMLLPDCCYSDDGPTTEGIDLNDPAIKQDALLLERWILEPVPRQSGDRFIEEKTLLLAVRSFVFFSQLSAWLSVSHGAIPRNILYRISAADVDLQWNFSQTPIEHVFPVPNVSHNVALKVSVQSLPRQSNYPVLTCSIHTSIGLYEKRIQEHELKAHQHHTSNEAEQCSTNSSQRLCSKQTWTMAPESVFHTKNGTTPDYTAAVKNGKLCLGTGNKSDYGTCQANILGFRGPGNKNSHETSVRTLKSFSMIDSDVSSHQSSWQSAGETNPLIGSLIQERQDVIARIAQHLIDCNPSSSHVSGHAFNMQESSSPNSKVFRVSQENENVRKCKETFSISFGSPEFTSLGDTSEGKIQVKLETLQSETFTSSGLYSRQSVGETNPLIGSLLQERQDVIARIAQHLEHIDPTASHVPRQSFNMHDSSSVPSKVFRSSYEDKNLLKKNKNDASVSISNTKISLLEDVSEGENLIPTKSFSSFKCNSKVKSSLKPQIRKHLYQDNPSEVIQSTFQGTQNKATSLLALSNTSHCKENNLDLTIRLENTLSECQCKVQEISNGIDKWCSNCNGIDKQICTNKYKEKMVKNENCNPESFNNHQFDNSKKNDSKVKVTMLEMPGYLNKLEKKCSNKDSKRPPTCKQNMKLNSIENYLNKDNEGFKCKNPDQLKNEQDKKEDLTDEKSQNCSPKKSIKDCVSTCERLKNTEVLQRTIPLKQSSVWRKHNFHSLDGTSTRAFHPRTGLPLLSSPVPQRKTQSGCFDLDSSLLHLKSLASRSPRPCLNIEDDPDIHEKPFLSSSAPPITSLSLLGNFEESVLNYRLDPLGIVDGFTAEVGASGVFCPTHLILPVEVSFYSVSDDNAPSPYMGVITLESLGKRGYRVPPSGTIQVTLFNPNKTVVKMFVVIYDLRDMPANHQTFLRQRTFSVPVKQEMKRSVHKENIRHTEERLLRYLIHLRFQSSKSGKIYLHRDVRLLFSRKSMEVDSGAAYELKSYTESPTNPQYSPRC from the exons ATACTCTAGATGAATATTTTGAATACGATGCAGAGGAATTCCTGGTCTCTTTGGCCTTGTTAATAACAGAAGGGCGAACACCTGAATGTTCTGTAAAAGGTCGCTCAGAAAGTTTCCATTGCCCTCCAGCACAGTCCTGTTACCCAGTAACCACCAAACATGAATGTAGTGACAAGTTGGCCCAG TGTCGCCAAGCCAGACGAACCAGATCTGAGGTCGCGTTGTTGTGGAAGAACAACCTTCCAATCATGGTGGAAGTGATGCTACTGCCAGACTGCTGCTATAGCGATGATGGGCCCACCACAGAAGGAATTGATCTAAACGATCCTGCAATTAAGCAAGATGCATTATTATTAGAAAGATGGATATTGGAGCCAGTTCCTCGACA GAGTGGTGATCGATTCATAGAAGAGAAGACTCTTCTGTTGGCTGTCCGCtcgtttgtatttttttctcaattaagtGCTTGGCTGAGTGTTTCTCACGGTGCTATTCCACGAAATATTCTTTACAG AATCAGCGCTGCTGACGTAGACCTGCAGTGGAATTTTTCACAGACTCCAATTGAACACGTGTTTCCTGTTCCCAATGTTTCTCACAACGTGGCCTTGAAAGTCAGCGTTCAGTCCTTGCCCAGACAATCTAATTACCCAGTTTTGACCTGTAGTATTCACACGAGTATTGGCCTTTATGAGAAAAGAATTCAAGAACACGAACTTAAAGCCCATCAGCACCACACTTCTAATGAAGCAGAACAGTGTAGTACAAACAGTTCACAGCGTCTGTGTAGCAAACAAACTTGGACCATGGCACCTGAAAGCGTATTCCACACAAAAAATGGCACAACTCCAGACTATACTGCAGCTGTCAAAAATGGCAAACTCTGTCTAGGCACTGGCAATAAATCTGACTATGGAACATGTCAAGCCAATATTCTGGGCTTCCGTGGTCcaggaaataaaaactcacatGAAACATCAGTGAGAACGCTAAAATCATTTTCAATGATTGATTCCGATGTCTCTAGCCACCAGAGTTCCTGGCAGTCAGCTGGTGAGACTAATCCTTTAATAGGCTCTTTAATTCAGGAGCGACAAGATGTTATTGCAAGGATTGCTCAGCATTTGATTGATTGTAATCCGAGCAGTTCACATGTTTCTGGACATGCATTTAATATGCAAGAATCTAGTTCACCTAATTCAAAAGTTTTCCGGGtttcacaagaaaatgaaaatgtgagaaaatgtaaagaaactttctccatttcttttggtAGTCCAGAGTTTACCTCTTTAGGAGACACCAGTGAGGGGAAAATTCAAGTAAAACTAGAAACTCTTCAAAGTGAAACTTTCACTTCCAGTGGTCTTTATTCTCGTCAGTCTGTTGGTGAGACCAATCCTTTAATAGGCTCCTTACTCCAGGAGCGGCAAGATGTTATTGCAAGGATTGCTCAACACTTGGAGCATATTGATCCAACGGCATCACATGTGCCCCGGCAATCATTCAACATGCATGACTCCAGTTCGGTTCCTTCTAAAGTGTTTAGGAGTTCATATGAAGACAAAAatttgttgaagaaaaataagaacgATGCCTCTGTTTCCATTTCTAATACAAAAATTTCTTTGTTAGAAGACGTCAGTGAAGGGGAAAACTTAATACCTACGAaatcttttagttcttttaaatgCAATAGTAAAGTCAAGTCCTCTTTGAAACCTCAAATAAGGAAACATCTATATCAGGACAATCCTAGTGAAGTCATCCAGAGTACATTTCAAGGGACACAGAACAAAGCCACTAGTTTATTGGCTCTCTCAAATACGTCTCATTGCAAAGAAAATAACTTGGATTTGACAATCAGATTGGAAAATACACTTTCTGAATGTCAATGTAAGGTGCAAGAAATTAGCAATGGAATTGATAAATGGTGCTCAAATTGCAACGGTATCGACAAACAGATTTGCACAAATAAGTAtaaggaaaaaatggtaaaaaatgaaaattgtaatcCGGAGTCTTTTAACAATCACCAATTtgataattcaaaaaaaaatgactcaaaagTAAAAGTTACTATGTTGGAAATGCCTGGATATTTGAACAAACTTGAAAAGAAGTGCTCAAATAAAGACTCAAAAAGACCTCCAACATGTAAGCAAAATATGAAACTTAATAGTATAgaaaattatctcaataaagataATGAAGGCTTCAAATGCAAAAACCCagaccaattaaaaaatgaacaggatAAGAAAGAAGATCTAACTgatgaaaaatctcaaaattgTTCTCCAAAAAAGAGTATAAAAGACTGTGTGTCTACGTGTGAACGACTGAAAAATACAGAGGTATTG CAGAGGACTATACCACTGAAACAGTCAAGTGTCTGGCGGAAACATAATTTTCATTCCTTGGATGGAACCTCAACCAGAGCCTTTCATCCTCGAACGGGATTGCCTCTTCTTTCAAGTCCT gTTCCTCAAAGAAAGACACAATCAGGTTGCTTTGATCTGGATTCTTCGTTGCTGCATCTGAAAAGCTTAGCATCTAGaag tccTCGTCCATGTTTAAACATTGAAGATGATCCAGATATTCATGAAAAACCATTTCTGAGTTCTAGTGCTCCACCTATAACAAGTCTTAGTCTCCTAGGAAATTTTGAG GAATCTGTCTTGAACTATCGTTTAGATCCTCTCGGTATTGTTGATGGTTTTACTGCCGAGGTAGGGGCAAGTGGTGTTTTCTGCCCCACACATTTGATTCTTCCAGTTGAAGTGTCATTCTACAGTGTTTCCGATGATAATGCTCCCTCTCCTTATATG GGTGTGATTACTTTAGAGTCCCTTGGTAAAAGGGGTTATCGAGTACCTCCTTCAGGAACAATACAAGTG aCCTTATTTAATCCTAATAAGACGGTGGTGAAGATGTTTGTTGTGATATATGACTTACGAGATATGCCAGCCAATCATCAGACATTCCTACGACAACGAACTTTTTCTGTGCCGGTTAaacaagaaatgaagagaagtgTTCATAAAGAGAACATCCGACATACAGAAGAACGGTTATTACGCTACCTCATACATCTGAG gttcCAGAGTTCTAAATCTGGAAAGATCTACCTCCATAGAGATGTACGACTCCTGTTCTCTAGAAAGTCAATGGAAGTTGATAGCGGTGCTGCATACGAACTCAAATCTTACACTGAATCGCCAACAAACCCTCAATATTCACCAAGATGTTGA